Genomic segment of Apium graveolens cultivar Ventura chromosome 7, ASM990537v1, whole genome shotgun sequence:
AAGCGATTTCACGATGCTGAAACTCACTATACAAGTATGGAGAAGCTGGTTTATGCCTTGATCCTTGCGTCAAGGAAGCTACGCCCCTACTTCCAGGCTCATAGAATTGAAGTACGTACAACATACCCTTTGGGGCAAGTCCTTCACAAGCCAGAATCATCGGGGAGAATGCTGAAATGGgctgtggagttgggacagtttgactTGGAGTACATGCTCGTAAAGCAATTAAAGGACAGGCCTTAGCCGACttcttgttggaatttgattctACGGTTGATGATAAGGCTTTTGTAGCGCTGCATCCCCCTCATACTGAGGAATATTTAGAGGAGTTTCCAAATCcctggtggatcttgcatgttgatggggcggttaacaatggaggagcaggCGCGGGCATAGTACTCGTATCGCCGGAAGGCCATCATCTGATGAGTGCAATTCACTTCAAATTTTATGCAACGAATAATGATGCGGAATATGAAGCATTGATTAATGGCCTAAAGATCGCTTTAGAAATGGGAGTGCGGAACCTAATTACAAAGAGCGACTCGGAGTTGGTGGTAAACCAGGTGAATGggggatttcaagctcgaggaccGTGGATGGAATTGTACCTGAGGTGCACGCAGCGCCTGATTGGAAAGTTTAAAGAGTTTAGAATGGAATGTGTACCGCGGGAAAAGAACAACAATGCGGATGCCCTGGCAAAAATGGGATCCCAGCAGGAGGCTATGTTGTTGGGATCTATACCCTTAGAAATCCTGGAAATTCCTAGTATCCCAGAGGTAGAGGCGATGCAAGTAGATGAGGCTCCCAGGGAAATATGGATGACGCCCATTCTTGCCTATATTCACAAGGGAGCACTTTCGAAACCCAAAGGCAATCATTGAGTGAACTGTATCCCCGAAGATAAGTTCAAGGCTCGACGGCTCCGCTACCAGGCTGCAAGGTATGTGGTGTACGATGAAGTTCTGTATAAGAGAGGCTTCAATCAACCGTTGCTCAGGTGTGTcaatgaagaagaaggaaattacatctTAAGGGAGGTGCATGAAGGAATTTGTGGTAATCACTCGGGGGTAACTCGTTGGCGATGAAAGTTTTACACCAAGGGTACCATTGGCCTACCATGAAAGAAGATGCTGCGAATTTGTTAGAGCATGCGATCGCTGCCAACGCTTTGAAAATTACTCATCTATGCCATTGACGCTCTTGACACCTATGGTAAGCCCATGGTCGTTCGCCATGTCAAATATGCAGTGGCCGCggttgattactttactaaatgggcaGAAGCTATGTCGTTGGCAACTATCACCACAAAGAAAATTAAAGACTTTGTCTTCAACTCCATCGTGTGCAGGTTTGGTATTCCTTACAAACTTGTCTCTGACAATGGAAAGAAGTTTGACAGCAAGGAGTTGTGGCAGTTATGTGAGGATCTGAAAATTAAGAAAGAGTTTGCAGtggtctatcatcctcaaagcaatgggAAAACAGAGGTcgtgaataaaataataaaacataCCCTTAAGACAAAACTGGAAGAACGCaaagggaattggcctgaagaactcccaAAAGTGATGTGGTCCTACAACACTACTCCAAGATCTACTACTGGAGAAACTCCGTTTATGCTGACTTACGGGTATgaagctatggtccccgtggaaGTTGGCTCAGGGTTGCTTCGTAGAGATCATTACACGGAGGAAGATGCAGAAGTTAACCAGAGGCTTCATTTGGATCTCTTGGAAGAAGTAACGGAAAACTCCCAATTAAGGCTTACGGCATACCAACAACGTGCCGCGAGGTATTACAATAAGAAGGTAAAGGGACAACTGCTGAAGGTAGGAGATTTGGTGCTCAGGAAGGTGATGCTAAACACAAAGAACTTCCAACATGGTGtatttggagctaattgggaaggaccatacaagataaAAGCAATCTTGTGGaaggggacttatcaccttgaagatTTGGAAGGAAAGCTGGTTCCGCGAGCATGGAACGCGGAACATCTtcgaaagtattatcagtaaggTGCGGCTTTGGCCCCTTACATATCATGTTTACATTATATACTTAGGGTCGTGCCCAAATTATAGGCTAGAAGCAataaaattcctcctagcctagggggtagtgcatgtactacttaccttagAACTAGTTGAAGGATCATTTTTTCGAATAAAATTCCTCACAGAacatagtagccatgggactggtgcacttttgacaccAGATCACATTATTAATAAAAGCTTTAAAAATTTCCAATAGTTGTTTGTTTGTGAGTTTTCCTAGTTACATGACGCGTCCTCACAATAGGACGTGCCCTGATAAGTAGTCTTATATTTACAAAGGAAGAAACAAAGTGGAAATTAAAAGAAAACTCAAATAAAACTGGAACTAGGACGCGCCCAAGTAATCTTGGTTGATGCTCCTTTAATTTTATGCTCTTTTAATTTTAGAATCCCATAACTGGAAAACAAGGACGCGTCCAGCCTGATATGTCGAAAATACTATCTTCAAAAATCAAAGGTAGACGCGTCAAAGCACTGGGACGCGCCCATATATTGTGTATGGCACAACAGGGATTGAAAAGAGTATAACATGTTATCATATTTGGGAAAAATATATCATACAGGGAATATCAAATAGCCAAAGTAAATGAATTAATATACTCTATCTAGACGCGTCCAAGTACTTGGATGCGCCCTATGGTATATGGTGCTGGAATGGAATTAATACATAAGGAAGACGCACCCTAAAACAAGGATGCGCCCTTTCAGGACATCTACTTAGCTTGTAATAATAAAGGAAATAACATCAAGATCTGAAAGGCGACGCATCCTCGGCTTTGGACGCGCCCCTATGTATGGCTGAAAAAGATTAAGAAAGTAAAAAGGATGCACATGGAGATAACTAAAAAGGGGAAAACGTTATGAAAGGACCAACAAAAATAATTCAGAAGCAACGCGTCATAAGTTTACAACTTGCAAAGCTTAAAAGGGCCTGCACCTTTGAGATAGTTCAAATAAGAAAGTTCATAAATAGAGAGCAGACGCGTCCTAGGCAGGGGGCGCGTCATGTGGTTTAGCTTGATTTGTTGGAGAAGAAGGTTGAGGTGGTGCTTGGTGTGGAGAAGGGGCAGGAGACGCGTCCTCCTCTTCCAAGCTAAGGATGATCCTCTTGCTCTTGATGGAATCCGCAACTCTGACTTTGAAGTCATTTACCTATTTATGGGTGTCTTCATCAAATTTGGAGAAAGGATATTCTGGGTCATTTGCTATAAACCCAGAACACCATTCCTCGAACCCAGCTGCAAAACCATTTTGGTATACCAACTTCTTCTCTTCCTTCCATTCATGCAACCTGTTGTCATTTAGAGTATCCAGCTCCAGTTGCATGGTGGAATTCAAAGTTACAACACTCTCCATAGCCTTCTCCATAGAGACAACAGTACCTTCAAGTTGCGCTTTTTCACCCTCAAGATGCGTCATATCTTCTTGCAGTCGCTTGATCTCAGCATCTTTTGCTTGGGTGAGCAAGGTAATGCTCTTCTCTAGAGATCTGATTTTGTCTTCAGCCTGGTTTTTAGCAGTGTCAGTGACAGCAAGACGCGCCCTGAGTCTAGCAGCCATGTTGACACTACGCCTTGTATGTAAATAGAGTTCAGCTGCTGCTCTCACCATGGCTTCTTCAGTCTCCTGCTCTGTTCTGAATGTCCAGACCCTTACTTCCTCTTCAGTGAAGGTCCCAGATGAGGACGCGCCCAGATATCTGAGGACGAAAGATTAATTTTCAGGAATTGTCTTTTGGCGTTTGGGGGGCGCGTCCTCCTTTTCAGAGATGTTCAACACATTAGTCTCAATGATCTTGGGTGGAGGGGAAGGAGTCACAGCAGGCAAAGGATCTTTGACTTTTGGATCTGGCTTAACAGAAGCCTTCTTCCTGGCTCTCAGTTTCTTAGTGGCCCCAATGGCAAACCCTTTAGGAAGAGAAGTCATGTCTGTGGCATAAACATGAAAAAACGTTAGACATGGACGCGCCAAGTTATGAGGACGCGCCCGCGCCCTATAATTTATGACAGTAATATTAAAATGGCAAGTGCATATAATGGttttatacacaataaaatttTATGAAACACTGGATGTGTCCTGTGTGATATGATGTATCCTGTGAGGACCATACAATGTAACAGTTTTTTGCAAGCATCTAAACCACATAAAGGATACAAAGACGCGTCCTGATAGCAAGACGCTCCCAGAGCAAAATGTATAGATTGTAAATACATGTGTATATGTCAAGTAAAATGGAAGCGGTGCGTATGATGATGCACATATGACGCATCCTAACTCTATGACGCGTCCTATGTCTAATAATTCTTACCTTGCTCTAAGTCCACTTGTCTACTAATGTCCAGTTGGACTAATTCTGTTGCATTGAGCCCCTAGCCTATTCAGAAGCGATAAGGATGGGTTTCCCATTATAAAAATCACGATATTTACAAATGGAAACCACCCTTTCGGACAAAGCCCCAATCTTTTTAAGATTGGCTTCTGTAATCATCTCTTTGAGATTAAAGTGCTTCTCAGCGTATGCCAGCACCTTCTCTGCTCTCTTTTTTCTCTTTCCCGTTAGCTCTTTTTGGGTTCCTTTGTCTAAAGAAGAAACGAGGATGTCAAAATCAGACTAAAAAAGAAAATTAAGAAGCAAAACGCGTCCTAAAATAAGGACGCGTCCTGTTGATATTTCTTACTTGGCTCTAGGTTGAAGCGTACGCGGGCCCTTTTCACGTCATAATTATAGAAGAACGGTTCCTTCCAGTCTCACTTGTGGCTGATTTTACCTTCATTAAACCCTTTGTTGTTCAACCATTTGTTGACAACCAAGAAGTGGTAGCCTGGGATAGACTTCCTGATGCTGAAGAAATAGCTGAATTCTTTCATGGAGGGCGCGCCCAACCCCAAGTTACGGTACATGATGTATAAGGCCCATGCTAGTTTGTAGGAGTTTGGGGATAACTGGATGGGGGAATCATCGTACCATTTCAAAATCTTCTTGATGTAAGGATGTAAGGGCGCGCCCACACCCAGAAAAATAAGTTTTGGAGTGAGAACCATCCTGGGGATCCTTAGATTTTCCATATTAAAGATATGAGGCCTCATCGTGCGAAGCGGACGCGCCCAGATGCCCTCCATGTCATAATATTTCATTGTCCACCCAATCTCCAAATCTGTTACACTGGATTTCATACCAACACAAGCTAATTTGTTTCTCTCTTCCTCCAGACCTTCTTCTCTGTCTCAGGAAGATCTTCAAGTTCCTTCCAGTCGAAATCAAGCTCAACATCGTCTGGCTCCCAATGCTCTAATGGAGAGACAGACTATTGAGGGGAGATGGGGTATTTGTCAGAAAATTCACCCTCGCTATGAGGAGAGGGCTCGTCCTCCACATGGGACGCGTCCTTAGTTGGAAATGCTGCTCGAGCGGGTGAGGATGCGTCCTCATCAAGAATGGCCTTGTGTTGTTGGGGTTTACTGGATGATGGGATAATTTCATCGTCGGTCCAATATTGCATTGTTGAGCTTCGTGCAGTCTGGGAAGTCCTCTTACGTTTCAGTTTCTTCTTGCCAATCCTTGTACTTATGGGGACATTATCCATAGATCCGGAACTCGAATTCGACATGATTGAAGTCTTTGATTTGAGAGATTCAAAGGCACGAGCTTCTGCTTTAAGGAAAGAATATGTCCTATGATGCTCAGGAAGTTCAGGATCAAAGGTAAGGGGAGGTGGAGAATCAAGCCCAAGGAGTGTGTTGAAAGCTTTGAATGGGTGAAATGGAGAGGATgaagacgcgtcctccagctgaAATAAGAAGGAAAAATTTTTGAGGACGCGTCCATCACTAAAGGAAAAGAAGGCCCTAAAAATATGTAAAAGAAAAGATATGTATGAGCATAAGGAAAAGAAGAAAGAAAGTGGAAATATGGGATTCTATGCGAGGACGCGTCCTAGGGAATCTATCGCACAGAGTGAGTTAAAGGGTTAAGAAAAACTATGACGCGTCCTAGTTTGATAACACGTTTGCTTTATTCTTGTTGAAACAATTTAAGCTACGATGGGTAAATTATGTAATAAACAAAAAATAGGACGCGCCCTCGGTGGTAGACGCGTCCACCATGGTTGAAATACAGCAGAATTTAAATCGATTATGGTCAATTTGGGGAAATTCAATTAAAATCCTAGAAACATTCAATTAGAAATCAAAGAAGCAAAAGATGGAAATTTACGGATACATACACATATGCCTACAATAAAAAAATGAAGAATAGTTCATGGGTAAACAGAGTATATGAACGGTTTTTTATCTATTACAGTCAATTTGCTTGGAGAATCGAAGAAATAAAAGAGTATCTACATACCTTAGAACTTGGGGGGTTGACTGATTGTAAAAACTTGGAAAATGGCCGATTGAATCGCCGGGTTTTCGAACCTAACTCCTTGCTGCGGCGGTGATGGCAGTTTTGGAGAGAGAAAAAAAGAGTAAAGTAAGATTGTCGGTTGGTGAGAGGTATTTATAGATAAAGGAGGATGATGACGTGTCTGATAGCTGTCACGCAATGGCTATAGAATAGTTTATTTTTGGAGGATACGTATACAAAGCAATGACGCGCCTATCATAGAGGACGCGTTCTGATGTTTAACGAAGGGGCAATCCAAATTTTGCTTGTGGTTTTTGAGTAAAAATTCCAGTTTTATTTTTaactgcaaatggaatttggggggtagttatTATACtcaaaatttggcattggatcAATGCGGGTCAAACGCGGGGTAATTAAAGTCAAAATCGGTGTTGCGTTGTAATAGAGGGTATCAGAACGCGTCCAAGGTACCTAGGACGCGTCCACCATAGTGAAAGTGTACGTTGAAGAATGGTTTTGTGGCAAAGAGGTTTGGAGTGCGCACCTACGAAGTAGGATGCATCCTGTATGTATGGATTGTCATATAAGCTTTTATGAAGGTCAGGACGTGTCCTGTATTTGTGGAGTGTCATGAGGGATGTTAGCTGGAGAAATGATACAGGCTTTATGAAGGTCAGGACGCGCCCAATGCCTTAGTCCTATATGTGGAATATGCATTCTCAAGGTTAAGCTCAGGACAAAGCATGCATGGAAAGGAGCAATGGAGGGTTATTTCTAACGTATTTGTTGCatgtactctttgaagaattccctttttgagacggtcaaggaggggggtgttcgtgaaaagcttgaaggcctccaggggtatgcctgatgattgaaggcctcctcttatattcaacgggtgtctttgttggggatgtggggttaactttggtgtatgctttgggaactctgttttTGTATTCAACAGGTgcctcgttggagaactttgaagtcatcctgcactttgcactcaagagcttgggatcacctgtcctgctatctggtaGGTTATCttcattcgggggacagggacgcgtctgccatttggggtgaaccgtggctacacctgcgtccgtaaatcaagggagatagctgtagtgaagtgttatccttgcgcatgaagatgcactatccgtgaatTCCTACGAttgcggacgagccttgggccttcgcggttgggccttatagttggacattcctaaagctagcggaagatggattctggatgggcttctaccgggcctaggaataagaagtctaagcccagtagatttcttgttccccaagaactatgtcaggcttgatccctatataaaggatacgtaggcacattgagaggggtaagaagttgagagctgataagggagccaccacttactctgatcaatctcagcctaaaacaaccacaaaccaccacacaccgcttgattttccggtGAAGAATAACCatcatagatcttaattccggctagaaacctcaatctttatttttaccagattcctccgtcaacaaagATCTTGATCAATTGTCTATTTCAGAAACGGGCTTCTTAATGTTGGAGTTAAATGGAGAGCTTATCGTCCTGTACATTGGATTTAGGTACGATTATGTAAGAGGAGACGATACCACCCTTCCAGGCATACCGTGTAAAAGGAAGTTTGATTGGCCTACCAAAGCTTGGATTCCCCCAAGGAGCTTAGGAGATCAAACATTATTTATTGGGCACCGCCTATGTTATTCCATTATAAAAGTTGGGAACGAACAAGCATGAAGTACATGAGTATTATCAAATgcgttttattattattttgatcTTTGATACATTATTTACTCATTTGTAAATGGTGTCCTTGTTCAGTATAACTACAATCCAGCTTCTAAAGGCACCGTGTAGAATGAAATGTTAGTATGATTCAGCGATTAGGGATGATGATTACTGTTATTATATGTTAGAACCTCCTGTCATATGATGAAATGGAAACAACAACAGAGGTACGTTGTTGAGCCCCGTCTTTAGTTGCATATCTATCTATTTATATACTATTATATTAGAGACGAAACAATGAAAGTTTGGTTGGTAGTCGGTCTGGTCaccgtaattatagtaatatttaaaattaacacTCTCAAAAATAGAATACGATTCACGATgtaattatataaatacaaatagaattgtaatatgtctaatggttttgatttaaacaaaataatatataatattaaataaaattatactattgatccaatcctaaataaaaaataaaaataaattacgtACAATTAGTTGGATTTGTAGCCTcagattaaaataaaataataaacacTGGTAAAAATTTGAAAGCAAATTCGTTTGTTCAATATAATTTAATCAGgctaaaacaaaaaaaataaatgaaatgagttaaaacaaaataaattgaaaGTAAATTCGTTTGGCAGATATAATGTCAtcagactaaaataaaattatacatgTTATCAGTTCAGTCTAAAACataattgttagtcccttaacaatataacaagaattacagaagggggttgaatggaattcttgaaactttttcttgaataaaaattgttctaactcaattatatatatcagtgtgaattgattagcagaatgcggaataataacttgaaatgaatcaaaacacaagtgttagtcccttaacaatatagcaagaattacagaaggggggttgaatggaattcttaaacctttttcttaaaataaaaatgttcaaactcgaatacaaatataagtattttgattagcacaatgcggaataaaaacttaagtgaatcaaaacataagtaattaaaaacaagtgtctttaaaaactttctggtggatttaacaattccaccagagatatatattatatcgagagaactctgtgtgcaagaatgctcacagctacttacaaatttGAATTAccgagaatacagagaaatgctaataattctgcttccAAATGTTTCTCTCCTTtttttttgtatctcagatcttagtttctatttgctacttgttggtttatatattaccaagattacaaagtcaaaagatagaatcattataaaaactatcagtttttatgctttgctactttgttctctatcacccagttaataggcttcctcattccatttgcatacatcttGACGCATATAAacagttgtcactgtcaactgatgtttgaattctttatcagttgggttcatgatcatccgtcggattgttaatcatccgtcgggttattgatcatccgtcgggtgctttgtaggttatccgtcgggtagcaatcaggcacttgacttcatttcacttatgcagaattataagacatcatctatgtacaattaatcaacctattctgcatatctagttaaagtccacatgacttatatgctactacagaatctatacaaaggtgtatacagaaatgtgctatagactcattattacataagcttctcactcgatggataataaatcattatccgtcgagactataaatatttatccatcgggactaaaattcttatctgtcgagtgctacattatttcactaagtaaaatctacttaggtgttttgtttgtg
This window contains:
- the LOC141673246 gene encoding uncharacterized protein LOC141673246, producing the protein MKSLTSVKQVQSLTGRIAALNRFVSKSSDMCKEFFKAVKVARKDFVWTPECEEAFRKIKEQLGNPPMLSKPLDGESLILYLAVFEYSISVVLVREEGAQQSPVYYMSKRFHDAETHYTSMEKLVYALILASRKLRPYFQAHRIEALADFLLEFDSTVDDKAFVALHPPHTEEYLEEFPNPWWILHVDGAVNNGGAGAGIVLVSPEGHHLMSAIHFKFYATNNDAEYEALINGLKIALEMGVRNLITKSDSELVVNQVNGGFQARGPWMELYLRCTQRLIGKFKEFRMECVPREKNNNADALAKMGSQQEAMLLGSIPLEILEIPSIPEVEAMQVDEAPREIWMTPILAYIHKGALSKPKGNH